A DNA window from Brassica napus cultivar Da-Ae chromosome C1, Da-Ae, whole genome shotgun sequence contains the following coding sequences:
- the LOC106411286 gene encoding 50S ribosomal protein L3-2, mitochondrial-like: MAAVPRGLISRFTQLLSIRSTTPSPSQCSFYLLRRFSSDAELLTATGSDITEAPTRIIDAKPGEMSPGSKRTGIIAVKCGMTALWDKWGARVPVSILWVDDNIVSQVKTIEKEGIFALQIGCGHKKPKHLTMPELGHFRAQGVPLKRKLREFPVTEDALLPVGTELGVRHFVPGQYVDVTGITRGKGFQGVMKRWKFKGGPASHGCSKAHRKGGSTGQRDDPGKVFKGRKMPGHMGAAQRTVKNVWVYKIDPARNLIWVRGQVPGAEGNFVFINDACYKKPDISKLPFPTYLAPEDEDPSELEPLVADLGEVDPFMLAE; encoded by the exons ATGGCGGCCGTACCGCGAGGCCTCATCTCTCGCTTCACTCAGCTTCTATCAATCCGGTCCACCACTCCTTCACCCTCACAATGTAGCTTCTATCTCCTCCGACGATTCAGCTCCGATGCTGAGTTGCTCACCGCTACTGGATCCGATATCACCGAAGCTCCGACTCGGATCATCGATGCGAAACCCGGAGAGATGTCTCCGGGATCGAAAAGAACAGGGATCATCGCCGTCAAGTGCGGGATGACTGCGCTCTGGGACAAATGGGGAGCTAGGGTTCCGGTTTCGATCCTCTGGGTTGACGACAACATCGTCTCTCAGGTCAAAACGATTGAGAAAGAAGGCATCTTTGCGCTACAG ATTGGGTGTGGGCATAAGAAGCCGAAGCATTTGACGATGCCTGAGCTGGGTCATTTCAGAGCTCAAGGTGTGCCGTTGAAGAGGAAGTTGAGGGAGTTCCCTGTGACGGAAGACGCGCTTCTTCCCGTTGGCACTGAGCTCGGTGTGCGTCATTTTGTGCCGGGGCAGTATGTTGATGTCACTGGGATCACTCGTGGGAAAGGCTTTCAG GGAGTCATGAAAAGATGGAAGTTCAAAGGAGGGCCGGCGTCACATGGTTGTTCAAAGGCGCATCGAAAAGGTGGTTCCACTGGCCAAAGAGATGATCCCGGAAAG GTGTTCAAGGGAAGAAAAATGCCTGGGCACATGGGTGCGGCCCAGAGGACAGTAAAGAACGTTTGGGTTTACAAGATTGATCCTGCCAGGAACCTCATCTGGGTGAGAGGACAA GTTCCTGGCGCAGAAGGGAACTTTGTGTTTATTAACGATGCGTGCTACAAGAAGCCAGACATCTCAAAGCTTCCATTCCCAACGTACTTAGCACCAGAAGACGAGGATCCATCAGAATTAGAACCCTTGGTGGCAGATCTAGGAGAAGTCGACCCATTTATGTTGGCAGAGTGA
- the LOC111208144 gene encoding E3 ubiquitin-protein ligase ORTHRUS 2-like, whose translation MNQEQNLRQCAACGEQEAFFTYAVRKNKNLRRLCTDCLLREHRNLFCPICLDVPPPEESIVCLNCPSITHLDCPPRPSSSASPFTCPPCSEPNFSFFPKSSHSTVLDQESADALVAAAIISAFLMNNEAAELKKEAHKKIFAAKEAKRRAKEALANLQDLVLKQKSFGDEE comes from the coding sequence ATGAATCAAGAACAGAACCTACGTCAATGCGCAGCCTGCGGGGAACAAGAAGCCTTCTTCACCTACGCCGTCAGAAAAAACAAGAATCTCCGGCGACTCTGCACCGACTGTTTACTCAGGGAGCATCGTAACCTCTTCTGCCCAATTTGTCTCGACGTCCCTCCTCCAGAAGAGAGCATCGTCTGCCTCAATTGCCCTTCCATCACCCACCTCGATTGCCCTCCTCGGCCGTCTTCCTCCGCTTCTCCCTTCACATGCCCGCCGTGCTCTGAACCCAATTTCTCCTTCTTCCCCAAATCTTCTCACTCGACGGTTCTTGACCAAGAATCAGCCGACGCTCTCGTGGCAGCGGCCATAATCTCGGCATTTTTGATGAACAACGAGGCGGCTGAGTTAAAGAAGGAAGCACATAAGAAGATCTTCGCAGCCAAAGAGGCCAAGAGGAGAGCTAAGGAAGCTTTGGCAAATCTTCAGGACCTTGTTCTCAAGCAAAAAAGCTTCGGAGATGAAGAATAG